The following are from one region of the Bacteroidota bacterium genome:
- a CDS encoding DUF1572 family protein translates to MTSQLLLSHFEKDIKKLIEEISLYKNGNDLWLLKGDVKNSSGTLALHIAGNLKHFIGAQLGKTNYVRERDKEFSERNVSKENLIKGLNEALEIVKITLPKLSEEDLKKDFPIPFLEKIRPTIEILFILYGHLNYHLGQINYFRRMLS, encoded by the coding sequence ATGACATCACAACTTTTACTTTCTCATTTCGAAAAAGATATTAAGAAACTCATAGAGGAAATATCTCTCTACAAAAATGGAAATGATTTGTGGCTGCTGAAAGGCGATGTAAAAAATTCTTCCGGCACGTTGGCGCTTCACATTGCAGGAAATCTGAAACACTTCATCGGAGCACAGCTGGGCAAAACAAATTACGTTCGCGAGCGTGATAAAGAATTTTCTGAAAGAAATGTTTCTAAAGAAAATCTAATTAAAGGATTGAACGAAGCGCTTGAAATAGTAAAAATTACTCTTCCAAAATTATCAGAGGAAGATTTGAAAAAAGATTTTCCGATTCCATTTCTGGAAAAAATTCGCCCTACAATTGAAATACTTTTTATTCTTTACGGGCATTTGAATTATCACCTCGGGCAGATAAATTATTTCCGCAGGATGCTATCATAA
- a CDS encoding aminoacyl-tRNA hydrolase encodes MNKFLIVGLGNPGEEYGNTRHNIGFKILDAFADSLKVKLESSRLAFTADGKVKNKIFFLIKPTTFMNLSGKAVNYYLQKEKIPFTNLLVIADDVALPLGQLRLRPKGSDGGHNGLKSINEVLGSGNYSRLRFGIGNEYPKGAQINFVLGKWNNVELKIILPRIELAVEAIKDFALMGVEKTMNAYNSK; translated from the coding sequence ATGAATAAGTTTCTGATTGTCGGTTTAGGAAATCCTGGCGAAGAATACGGCAATACCCGCCACAACATCGGTTTCAAGATACTTGATGCGTTTGCTGATTCACTCAAAGTAAAGTTGGAGTCATCGCGCCTTGCTTTTACTGCCGATGGAAAAGTAAAGAATAAAATATTTTTTCTCATCAAGCCAACCACATTCATGAACCTGAGCGGAAAAGCGGTGAATTATTATCTGCAAAAAGAAAAAATTCCTTTTACAAATCTTCTCGTGATAGCAGATGATGTAGCTCTTCCACTCGGACAACTCCGTTTGCGTCCAAAAGGAAGCGATGGCGGACATAATGGTTTGAAAAGTATCAATGAAGTTTTAGGTTCAGGAAATTATTCCCGTCTTCGATTTGGCATAGGGAATGAATATCCCAAAGGAGCACAGATAAATTTTGTTTTAGGAAAATGGAATAATGTTGAACTGAAAATCATTTTACCAAGAATTGAACTCGCGGTGGAAGCCATAAAAGATTTTGCTCTGATGGGTGTGGAGAAAACCATGAATGCATATAACAGCAAGTAG
- the kbl gene encoding glycine C-acetyltransferase, protein MLGNFKQHLQKELKSIEENGLFKRERVITTKQGAVVKVNGKEVIIFCANNYLGLSSHPKVVTSAKKTLDEHGYGMSSVRFICGTQDIHKTLEEKISKFVGQEDTILYAACFDANGGVFECLLGEEDAIISDELNHASIIDGVRLCKAQRYRYKNSDMNDLEEQLKQAQKQRFRLIVTDGVFSMDGFVAPLDKICDLAEKYNAMVMVDESHASGFIGKTGRGTIELKNVMHRVDIVTGTLGKALGGAMGGFTSSKKEIIDMLRQRSRPYLFSNSLAPSIVGASIAVLDMLNETTALRDKLEWNVNYFKEGIKKIGLEIKDGDSAIVPVMLYDAKLSQTFADKLLQEGIYVIGFFFPVVPKGQARIRVQLSAAHEKEHLDKAIAAFEKVGKELGAIKK, encoded by the coding sequence ATGTTAGGAAATTTCAAACAGCATCTCCAGAAAGAATTAAAGTCCATCGAAGAAAACGGACTTTTCAAACGTGAGCGCGTCATCACAACCAAGCAAGGCGCTGTGGTGAAGGTGAACGGCAAAGAAGTAATTATTTTTTGTGCGAATAATTATCTTGGTCTTTCCTCTCATCCGAAAGTGGTGACGTCAGCAAAAAAAACGCTGGATGAACACGGATACGGAATGAGTTCCGTGCGTTTCATATGCGGCACGCAGGACATTCACAAAACGCTGGAAGAAAAAATCTCCAAGTTTGTTGGGCAGGAAGACACCATTTTATATGCCGCCTGTTTTGATGCGAACGGTGGCGTGTTTGAATGTTTGCTGGGAGAAGAAGATGCCATTATTTCTGATGAACTGAATCATGCTTCGATTATAGACGGAGTGCGTTTGTGCAAAGCGCAGCGTTACCGCTATAAGAATTCTGACATGAATGATTTAGAAGAGCAATTGAAGCAGGCACAGAAGCAACGGTTTCGTTTGATTGTTACCGATGGAGTTTTCTCGATGGATGGGTTTGTAGCACCTCTTGATAAAATCTGTGACCTCGCGGAAAAATATAATGCAATGGTGATGGTAGATGAAAGTCATGCCAGTGGTTTCATCGGCAAAACAGGAAGAGGAACCATTGAACTGAAAAATGTAATGCACCGCGTGGATATTGTAACAGGAACTTTAGGAAAAGCATTGGGCGGTGCGATGGGTGGATTCACAAGCAGCAAAAAAGAAATTATTGATATGCTACGGCAGCGTTCGCGTCCGTATTTATTTTCTAACTCGCTTGCTCCAAGTATTGTGGGTGCCTCCATTGCCGTACTTGACATGCTGAACGAAACCACAGCCCTACGCGATAAACTTGAATGGAATGTTAACTATTTCAAAGAAGGAATAAAAAAAATTGGATTAGAAATCAAAGACGGAGATTCCGCTATTGTCCCTGTGATGTTATATGATGCAAAACTTTCTCAAACCTTTGCCGACAAACTTTTGCAGGAAGGAATTTATGTGATTGGATTTTTCTTTCCGGTTGTTCCGAAAGGGCAGGCAAGAATTCGCGTGCAGCTTTCTGCCGCGCATGAAAAAGAGCATTTGGATAAAGCGATTGCGGCTTTTGAAAAGGTGGGGAAGGAGTTGGGGGCGATAAAAAAATAA
- a CDS encoding T9SS type A sorting domain-containing protein, whose amino-acid sequence MRVSLLLFAICFSFSSFAQNNISVTKDKTNGFDEKLLREKMKNDGLPQPVIDKLIAQRKELFAKGKNVEWTKVKKNSVTNAACSDMGAENGWGTWLGDVGNANSGAPPTWTPPAALPATPNFSITTGSGFDANTPGPNAGDPTIPFVCPGFGNASIQLGETCVAGCVAEQLTYPLTITLADTNFLYAYAIVIEDAGHAPSDQPFVNFSLYDQSGNLVPQCANFTYTGGPSIPGFYSVSGTGCGWAGADQYKPWTIVGVNLTPYIGTTVTAVITNVDCAQCGHWAYSYWDFLCGSIPLSSCSGSQSTICGPIDPNISYTYQWYQNGNAMPPPTGTQQCISIVPNSGDSFLVEVQQPSGCNFHMSYVASGSPMQALFTYIANGNTITFTNLSNGASSYVWNFGDGNTSTAQNPVYTYSAIGTYTVCLVASTFGCSDTVCKVISLTPIAVNEYDLFSSVSIFPNPVSGNLFLDFGNINFGKAEVSFSDIIGQTLFETTIPASGKQALDVSGFLKGLYFLKLKTDSGSVTKKIVIAR is encoded by the coding sequence ATGAGAGTTTCATTACTCCTTTTCGCGATTTGCTTTTCTTTCTCTTCATTCGCGCAAAATAATATTTCCGTTACCAAAGACAAAACCAACGGCTTTGATGAGAAATTACTGAGAGAGAAAATGAAAAATGACGGTTTGCCTCAACCGGTAATTGACAAACTCATCGCCCAGCGGAAAGAATTGTTTGCAAAAGGAAAAAATGTGGAATGGACTAAGGTGAAAAAAAATTCTGTTACCAATGCCGCTTGTTCTGATATGGGAGCAGAAAACGGATGGGGGACGTGGCTTGGAGATGTGGGAAATGCAAACTCCGGTGCACCGCCAACATGGACTCCGCCTGCAGCACTTCCTGCAACTCCAAATTTCAGCATCACAACAGGAAGCGGTTTTGATGCAAACACACCCGGCCCGAATGCGGGTGATCCTACTATTCCTTTTGTATGCCCGGGTTTTGGAAACGCCTCCATACAATTAGGCGAAACCTGCGTGGCGGGTTGTGTAGCAGAGCAGCTAACCTATCCTTTAACCATTACCCTTGCTGATACAAATTTTCTTTACGCTTATGCAATTGTTATAGAAGATGCAGGTCATGCTCCTTCCGACCAGCCCTTTGTAAATTTTTCTCTTTATGATCAAAGTGGTAATCTGGTTCCACAGTGTGCAAATTTTACTTACACAGGAGGTCCCTCCATTCCTGGTTTTTATTCTGTGAGCGGAACCGGCTGTGGTTGGGCGGGAGCAGATCAGTACAAACCATGGACAATCGTAGGAGTAAATCTTACTCCATATATTGGAACAACAGTTACAGCTGTAATTACAAATGTTGATTGTGCACAGTGCGGACACTGGGCATATTCTTACTGGGATTTTTTATGCGGCAGCATTCCCCTGTCAAGTTGTTCGGGCAGCCAGTCCACCATCTGCGGACCCATTGACCCCAACATATCGTATACCTATCAATGGTATCAGAATGGAAATGCCATGCCTCCTCCCACCGGAACTCAGCAATGCATTTCTATTGTGCCCAATTCAGGAGACTCTTTTTTGGTGGAAGTGCAGCAGCCATCCGGTTGCAATTTTCATATGAGCTATGTGGCATCAGGTTCTCCCATGCAGGCGTTGTTTACTTATATTGCAAATGGCAATACCATTACGTTTACAAATCTTTCGAACGGAGCAAGCAGTTACGTATGGAATTTTGGAGACGGCAACACCAGCACTGCACAGAATCCGGTTTATACTTATTCCGCGATAGGAACTTATACCGTTTGCCTTGTCGCCAGCACATTTGGGTGTTCCGACACTGTTTGTAAAGTTATAAGTCTGACACCCATTGCCGTCAATGAATACGATTTATTTTCTTCCGTTTCAATTTTTCCAAACCCTGTTTCAGGAAATTTATTTCTTGATTTCGGTAATATAAATTTCGGCAAGGCAGAAGTTTCATTCAGCGATATAATCGGACAAACTCTTTTTGAAACAACTATTCCCGCAAGCGGAAAACAAGCGCTGGATGTTTCCGGATTTTTAAAAGGACTGTATTTTCTCAAACTCAAAACCGATTCAGGAAGTGTAACGAAGAAAATTGTTATTGCCCGATAG
- a CDS encoding acetyl-CoA hydrolase/transferase family protein encodes MKQSSDEAVQAVKSKHNVFIHSVAGAPQELIRALIRRAGELKNVHLFHLHTEGKADYAKKEYEKNFIVNALFIGPNVREAVQEGRGNFIPVFLSEIPILFRKKIIPIDIALVTVSPPDRHGYCSLGVSVDASLAAVEAAITVIAQVNKFMPRTHGDGLIHISRIDHVVEFDEPIPETPVHILTPEEIAIGRNVAELIEDRSTLQMGIGAIPNAVLASLNTHMDLGIHTEMFSDGVIPLVEKGVITGKFKKHFTGEIVSSLVMGSRKLYDFVDDNPLVVMMDSAFVNDTHIIRKNPKVVAINSALEIDLTGQVCADSIGSSLYSGVGGQMDFMRGASLSDGGKPVIALPSQTSNGHSKIVPFLKQGAGVVTTRSHVHYIVTEYGVANLYGQDLKKRARALINIAHPSHREELEKKAFDLFKMH; translated from the coding sequence ATGAAACAATCATCAGACGAAGCGGTGCAAGCGGTGAAATCAAAACACAACGTATTTATCCATAGCGTTGCCGGTGCGCCACAGGAACTCATCAGGGCATTAATTAGAAGAGCCGGTGAATTAAAAAATGTACATCTGTTTCATCTTCACACCGAAGGGAAAGCGGATTATGCGAAAAAGGAGTACGAGAAAAATTTTATTGTAAATGCATTATTCATCGGACCTAATGTGAGAGAAGCCGTGCAGGAAGGCCGTGGAAATTTTATTCCGGTTTTTCTCAGCGAAATACCCATTTTATTCAGAAAAAAAATTATCCCGATAGACATTGCTCTTGTTACCGTTTCTCCTCCCGACAGACATGGCTATTGTTCCCTTGGTGTTTCTGTTGATGCTTCATTAGCTGCTGTGGAAGCAGCGATAACTGTGATCGCCCAGGTTAATAAATTTATGCCCCGAACGCATGGAGACGGATTGATTCATATCAGCAGAATAGATCATGTGGTGGAATTTGACGAGCCGATTCCGGAAACACCGGTACATATTTTAACTCCTGAAGAAATAGCAATAGGACGTAACGTTGCAGAACTGATTGAAGACAGGTCTACGTTGCAGATGGGTATTGGAGCTATTCCCAACGCGGTGCTGGCGAGTTTGAATACCCACATGGATTTGGGAATACATACTGAAATGTTTTCTGATGGAGTGATCCCGTTGGTTGAAAAAGGGGTGATAACAGGGAAATTCAAAAAACATTTTACCGGTGAAATAGTTTCTTCGCTGGTGATGGGAAGCCGGAAACTTTATGATTTTGTGGATGATAATCCTCTGGTGGTTATGATGGACAGCGCTTTTGTGAACGATACGCATATCATCCGGAAAAATCCCAAAGTGGTTGCTATCAACAGCGCCCTCGAAATTGACCTTACCGGGCAAGTGTGTGCCGATTCCATCGGAAGCAGTTTGTATTCAGGAGTGGGCGGGCAAATGGATTTTATGAGAGGAGCATCCTTGTCGGATGGAGGCAAACCAGTTATTGCACTTCCTTCACAAACAAGTAACGGGCATTCTAAAATAGTTCCTTTTTTAAAACAAGGTGCTGGTGTTGTTACAACGAGATCGCATGTGCATTATATTGTTACTGAATATGGCGTTGCTAATTTATACGGACAGGATTTGAAAAAAAGAGCAAGAGCATTAATCAATATTGCTCACCCTTCTCACAGGGAAGAGTTAGAAAAAAAAGCATTTGATTTATTTAAAATGCACTAA
- a CDS encoding 50S ribosomal protein L25/general stress protein Ctc, whose product MKTFTLTGSKRTAVGKKESHALRREGKVPCILYGGKDVVHFEAIEKDFKHLVYTPDVHIIKLDVGGKQTDAILKDIQFHPVTDRIQHVDFLEVLFDKPVVMDIPVRFNGTAAGVKEGGQMLKKLPKIRVKGLISKIPATIEINVEPLKIGDYIRIKDIKYDGITFLHEPVVTIVAVKTTRAVVEEITPAAAAAAAVAGAPAAGAAAPAAGGAVTPAAGTAAPVKEEKKAEKKK is encoded by the coding sequence ATGAAAACGTTCACACTCACAGGTTCTAAAAGAACTGCAGTCGGAAAAAAAGAATCCCATGCTCTTCGCAGAGAAGGAAAAGTTCCCTGCATTCTTTATGGTGGAAAAGATGTTGTTCACTTTGAAGCCATAGAAAAAGATTTCAAGCATCTTGTTTATACTCCCGATGTTCACATTATAAAACTGGATGTTGGAGGAAAACAAACGGATGCCATCCTGAAAGACATTCAGTTCCATCCCGTAACAGACAGAATCCAGCATGTAGATTTTCTGGAAGTGCTTTTCGATAAACCAGTGGTGATGGATATTCCGGTCAGGTTCAACGGTACGGCTGCAGGTGTGAAGGAAGGCGGGCAGATGTTGAAGAAGCTTCCAAAAATTCGAGTGAAAGGACTCATCTCAAAAATTCCTGCAACTATTGAAATAAATGTTGAGCCGTTAAAGATTGGAGATTACATCAGAATCAAAGATATTAAGTACGATGGAATTACATTCCTTCACGAGCCGGTAGTGACTATTGTTGCTGTGAAAACAACCCGTGCCGTAGTGGAAGAAATTACTCCTGCAGCAGCAGCGGCAGCAGCGGTAGCAGGAGCGCCCGCGGCAGGAGCAGCGGCACCAGCAGCAGGTGGAGCAGTAACGCCAGCAGCAGGAACAGCAGCGCCAGTGAAAGAAGAAAAGAAAGCAGAGAAGAAAAAATAA
- a CDS encoding S41 family peptidase, with product MNRAKIYLPIIFSLLLAIGIFIGSKLNFSNQIPIRFLQSEKKSSDKINSVLNFIEEEYVDTVNKTILEEKAIADLLQNLDPHSVYITAKEVQEMREPLEGNFEGIGIEFNIIKDTIRVISVVAGGPSEQLGIQAGDKIVKIEGKLAAGVKIKNKDVLGKLRGKGGTEVTVSIMRGYAKKLIDYTITRGTIPIYSVEVAYMLDKKTGYIKVSRFAETTYDEFLEHTSTLRSKGMQNLILDLRGNGGGLLSTAVKICDEFLEKGQVIVYTEGKSHPKETIKATSKGILTETKLIVLIDESSASASEIVAGAIQDNDRGVIVGRRSFGKGLVQRETMFSDSSSIRLTVARYYTPTGRCIQKPYGKDLEDYYSEEYNRYQNGELMHKDSIHQKDTLKYKTPKGKIVYGGGGITPDIFIPLDTVGRTPFLTELFVKGVINQFCFDYADKNRTKLSKMELENFRKTFVVDGNILNDFYALSNKMGIKSNQDAETSQELIKNLLKASIARQIWRNDGFYPILNEDDKVIKKAEEIFK from the coding sequence ATGAATCGCGCTAAAATTTATCTCCCGATAATCTTTTCTTTGCTTCTTGCTATCGGAATTTTCATCGGCTCCAAACTTAATTTCTCCAATCAGATTCCGATTCGGTTTCTGCAATCGGAAAAAAAATCTTCCGATAAAATAAACAGCGTCCTGAATTTCATCGAAGAAGAATATGTGGACACAGTGAACAAAACTATCCTGGAAGAAAAAGCAATTGCTGATTTGCTCCAGAACCTTGATCCTCATTCTGTTTACATTACGGCAAAAGAAGTTCAGGAAATGCGAGAACCGCTGGAAGGAAACTTTGAAGGCATCGGCATTGAGTTCAACATTATCAAGGATACAATTCGTGTTATTTCAGTAGTTGCCGGAGGACCTTCCGAACAATTGGGTATTCAGGCGGGAGATAAAATTGTGAAGATTGAAGGGAAGCTGGCAGCCGGAGTGAAAATAAAAAACAAAGATGTTCTCGGAAAACTTCGCGGCAAAGGCGGCACGGAAGTTACGGTTAGTATTATGCGCGGATATGCAAAAAAATTAATTGACTACACCATCACCCGAGGAACGATTCCTATATACAGCGTAGAGGTCGCCTACATGCTGGATAAAAAAACAGGATATATAAAAGTGAGCCGTTTCGCAGAAACTACCTATGATGAATTTCTGGAACACACTTCCACACTTCGTTCAAAAGGAATGCAGAATCTTATTCTTGATTTGCGAGGCAACGGAGGAGGGCTTCTTTCCACTGCTGTAAAAATCTGTGATGAGTTTCTGGAGAAAGGACAAGTGATTGTTTACACCGAAGGAAAATCTCATCCGAAAGAAACTATCAAAGCAACCAGCAAAGGAATTCTCACCGAAACAAAACTCATTGTGCTGATTGATGAATCATCGGCATCAGCAAGTGAAATTGTTGCTGGAGCAATTCAGGATAACGACAGAGGTGTAATTGTTGGCAGACGTTCTTTCGGAAAAGGACTGGTGCAGCGAGAAACTATGTTTTCGGATAGTTCTTCCATCCGCCTGACAGTTGCAAGATATTATACTCCAACCGGCAGGTGTATTCAGAAACCCTACGGAAAAGATCTGGAAGATTATTACAGTGAAGAATACAACCGCTATCAGAACGGAGAACTCATGCATAAAGACAGCATTCATCAGAAAGATACTTTGAAATACAAAACACCGAAAGGAAAAATTGTTTATGGAGGAGGAGGAATCACGCCTGATATTTTTATTCCGCTCGACACAGTCGGCAGAACACCATTTCTCACGGAACTTTTTGTGAAAGGAGTCATCAACCAGTTCTGTTTTGATTATGCCGACAAAAACCGAACTAAACTTTCAAAAATGGAATTGGAAAATTTCAGAAAGACCTTTGTGGTTGACGGAAATATCCTCAACGACTTCTATGCACTTTCAAATAAAATGGGGATTAAATCAAATCAGGATGCCGAAACCTCACAGGAACTCATCAAAAATCTTCTCAAAGCAAGTATTGCCCGCCAGATATGGAGGAACGATGGGTTCTATCCAATCCTTAATGAAGATGATAAAGTGATAAAGAAGGCAGAGGAGATTTTCAAATAA
- a CDS encoding PKD domain-containing protein, translating to MKKIYTFILFIAISVSAFSQLVVVGTGFNNYAGTSATTPSGWYISWHSTSSPSYYVSAGNFGATAPSYKLGQDSVVIISPNYQNADSLSFWCKGNGAPFAKTNELHIYHSADSSAWNIFYNADSLPIAGTTIKCGLPAASGWLMFVYRKISGNLAFDDVNIIAYPNIYAQFSAPGSICLGDSICFTDLSISNNGNINSWNWTFGDGNSSTQQNPCHNYLVAGPYTVTLIVANTGSDTDTTVVPVTVYPTPVAGFSSTLTGNVVAFTNISAGGTSYLWNFGDGNFSNLQNPNPYSYWTAGTYTICLTVTNTDSCLDVFCQSVTITTVGINEIENFSPIIISPTISENGIFTIHNSLSVIEAVEVYNTVGEKMKRIPQSSGIKFLNLSDFPSGIYFVKILSENEEVTKKIIISR from the coding sequence ATGAAAAAAATTTACACATTCATCCTCTTCATCGCCATTTCTGTTTCAGCATTTTCACAATTAGTTGTTGTGGGAACCGGCTTTAATAATTATGCCGGCACTTCTGCCACTACCCCTTCCGGATGGTATATTTCATGGCACTCAACATCTTCGCCTTCGTATTACGTTAGTGCAGGAAATTTTGGAGCTACCGCACCTTCGTATAAATTAGGACAAGATTCTGTAGTAATAATTTCTCCCAACTATCAGAATGCAGATTCACTTTCATTCTGGTGTAAAGGAAATGGAGCGCCTTTTGCAAAAACAAATGAATTGCATATTTATCATAGTGCAGATAGCTCAGCATGGAATATATTTTATAATGCAGATTCACTTCCTATTGCCGGAACAACAATCAAATGCGGACTTCCTGCCGCAAGCGGATGGTTAATGTTTGTTTACAGGAAAATAAGCGGCAACCTTGCTTTTGATGATGTAAACATAATTGCGTATCCGAATATTTATGCTCAGTTTTCTGCTCCTGGCAGCATTTGCCTCGGTGATTCAATTTGTTTTACCGATTTATCCATCAGCAACAATGGAAATATAAACTCATGGAATTGGACATTTGGAGATGGTAATAGTTCTACTCAACAAAATCCTTGTCATAATTATTTAGTAGCGGGTCCATATACTGTAACATTAATTGTGGCGAACACAGGATCTGATACAGATACAACCGTTGTTCCTGTAACAGTTTATCCCACTCCCGTTGCCGGTTTTTCTTCCACGCTTACAGGAAATGTTGTTGCATTCACCAACATTTCCGCAGGAGGAACATCTTACCTCTGGAATTTTGGAGATGGCAACTTCAGCAACTTGCAAAACCCCAATCCATACTCTTACTGGACAGCAGGCACATATACGATTTGTCTCACTGTGACCAATACCGACAGTTGCTTAGATGTTTTCTGTCAGTCGGTAACAATTACCACAGTTGGAATTAATGAAATAGAAAATTTTTCACCCATTATTATTTCCCCGACAATTTCCGAAAACGGAATATTCACAATTCATAATTCATTATCTGTAATAGAGGCAGTAGAAGTGTACAATACTGTTGGAGAAAAGATGAAAAGAATCCCGCAATCAAGTGGGATAAAATTCCTGAACCTTTCTGATTTTCCTTCCGGAATTTATTTTGTTAAGATTTTATCTGAAAATGAAGAAGTGACGAAAAAAATTATAATCAGCAGATAA
- a CDS encoding dCMP deaminase family protein — MDLASNLAQRSHCVKIKVGAVLTKDTRIVSLGYNGPPAGTHNCDIEWPKDGCPRDSKGGCSLALHAEQNAIIYASKNNVPLENCSVYVTLSPCLACARIIYASGIRKVIYLNSYAEYKGLPSDEGVDFLQRFGVEVIRYKKQTA; from the coding sequence ATGGATTTAGCAAGCAATCTTGCCCAGCGTTCACATTGCGTGAAAATAAAAGTGGGAGCCGTTCTTACAAAAGATACGCGCATTGTTTCTCTCGGATACAACGGACCTCCTGCGGGAACACACAACTGCGATATTGAATGGCCCAAAGACGGTTGTCCGCGTGATAGCAAAGGCGGATGCTCCCTGGCGCTTCATGCCGAGCAGAACGCCATCATCTACGCATCAAAAAATAATGTTCCGCTTGAAAACTGTTCAGTATATGTAACGCTTTCACCCTGTCTCGCCTGCGCACGCATCATTTACGCTTCAGGAATCAGAAAAGTAATTTACCTGAACAGCTATGCGGAATACAAAGGATTGCCAAGCGATGAAGGAGTGGATTTTCTTCAGCGGTTTGGTGTGGAAGTTATCCGCTATAAGAAACAGACTGCATGA
- a CDS encoding superoxide dismutase, with product MAFELPKLPYAYNALEPHIDARTMEIHYSKHHNAYVTNLNNAVAGKPEENLSIEDICKNVSRYAPAVRNNGGGHYNHSMFWTIMKQGGGGEPTGALADAIKSTFGSFNDFKTQFNTVATTRFGSGWAWLCLSSGKLSVCSTPNQDNPLMDVSECKGFPVIGLDVWEHAYYLNYQNRRPDYINAFWNVVNWNEASKRFASAK from the coding sequence ATGGCATTTGAATTACCCAAATTACCCTACGCTTACAACGCGCTGGAACCCCATATTGATGCACGCACCATGGAGATTCACTATAGCAAGCACCACAATGCCTATGTGACCAATCTGAATAATGCCGTAGCTGGAAAGCCGGAAGAAAATCTGAGCATTGAAGATATATGCAAGAATGTTTCCAGGTATGCACCTGCCGTTCGTAACAACGGAGGCGGTCATTATAACCACTCCATGTTCTGGACTATCATGAAACAGGGAGGGGGAGGAGAACCAACCGGAGCGCTGGCGGATGCTATCAAATCAACTTTCGGTTCATTTAATGATTTCAAAACTCAGTTCAATACTGTGGCAACCACCCGATTTGGTTCAGGATGGGCTTGGCTTTGCTTGAGCTCAGGCAAACTGTCTGTCTGTTCTACTCCTAACCAGGACAATCCTCTTATGGATGTTTCCGAATGCAAAGGATTTCCTGTAATAGGTTTGGATGTATGGGAACATGCGTACTACCTGAATTATCAAAACAGACGACCTGATTATATCAACGCATTCTGGAATGTGGTAAACTGGAACGAAGCATCAAAACGATTTGCTTCCGCAAAATAA